A single region of the bacterium genome encodes:
- a CDS encoding NUDIX domain-containing protein: protein MKESAGLLIYRFKNGILQVFLIHPGGPFFKSKDAGIWSIPKGEVSAGEDPLNAALRELQEETGFEAHAPFLKLTAVKQSSYKMVHAWAAEGNYDPAKLRSNTFPLEWPPGSGKIQNFPEADRAQWFTIPEARRKILKGQIPLLDELERKVTGWM, encoded by the coding sequence ATGAAAGAAAGCGCCGGCTTGTTAATTTATCGTTTCAAAAACGGAATATTACAGGTTTTTCTGATCCACCCGGGAGGCCCGTTCTTCAAATCCAAAGATGCGGGGATCTGGTCGATTCCCAAGGGCGAAGTTTCCGCCGGTGAGGATCCGCTGAATGCTGCACTTCGTGAATTACAAGAAGAAACAGGCTTCGAAGCGCATGCGCCTTTCCTCAAACTTACAGCCGTCAAACAATCCTCATACAAAATGGTTCACGCCTGGGCTGCAGAAGGCAACTATGATCCAGCAAAATTGCGGAGTAACACTTTTCCTCTGGAATGGCCGCCGGGATCAGGTAAGATTCAAAACTTTCCTGAAGCAGATCGGGCCCAGTGGTTTACGATTCCCGAAGCTAGAAGAAAAATCTTGAAGGGGCAGATTCCCCTTTTGGATGAATTGGAACGAAAAGTGACTGGCTGGATGTAG